CACAAGATTTAACCTATTACGGTTTAGATCTGTATAAGAAAAGAAATTTAGCGGAACTGCTTCAGGCTTTGGCAAAGGTAGAAGGTATCGAATGGATTCGTTTGCACTACGCATTCCCAACAGGTTTCCCGATGGATGTTTTAGAGCTTATGAAACAAGAGCCTAAAATCTGTAATTACCTAGATATTCCATTACAACATATTTCTGATGCGATTTTAAAAAGTATGCGTAGAGGAACTACACAAGAAAAAACCACAAAATTACTACGCGATTTTAGAGCTACAGTGCCCAACATGACCATAAGAACTACTTTGATTGTGGGGTATCCAGGAGAAACTGAAGAGGATTTTCAAACTTTAAAAGATTGGGTGACCGCTATGCGTTTTGAACGTTTAGGTTGTTTTACCTACAGCCATGAAGAAAACACCCATGCTTATCAATTAGAAGATAACGTTCCAGAAGAAGTAAAACAACAAAGAGCTTCTGAAATTATGGAAATTCAGTCTCAGATATCTTGGGAATTAAATCAAGAAAAAATTGGGCAGACCTTGCGTTGTATAATTGATCGTAAAGAAGGTAGCCACTTTATCGGAAGAACAGAGTTTGATTCTCCCGATGTGGATAATGAAGTTTTAATAGATGCTTCAAAATTCTATTTAAAAGTAGGTGACTTTGTTGATATTAAAATTGAAGAAGCGGCAGATTTTGATTTGTATGGGGTGCCCGTTTAAGTAGTATTAAGATGATTTTGATGTACAAGTGTTATACAAACAAAAATGAAGCAGAGAAAATTCCTTCAGAATTTTCTAGATAGGCACTTGCTAAAGCAATTCATTATAAACGATATTACCAACTGTTTTTTATTTTGAATAAGCGCCTGATGAATATGTCAGTTCATAACTGTGAGTATAGATTTCAAAAACAATTCCAAATGGGTCTTCAACATAGCACATTTTGAAAGGCTTTTCATTCGGATAGTATTCTCTGATTGGCATTCTTTGTTTTCCTCCATATGACAAAATTTTATCTATTAATTCTTCAATATTTGGGTCTTGTACACAAAAATGAAATAGACCAGTATTGAAAGGATTAAATTCAGGGGCTTCTTTAATTCCGTTCGGGAAGGAAAATAATTCAATTCCAATTC
The sequence above is drawn from the Cellulophaga sp. Hel_I_12 genome and encodes:
- the rimO gene encoding 30S ribosomal protein S12 methylthiotransferase RimO — protein: MRTKTVKKNTINVVTLGCSKNVYDSEVLMGQLKANKKQVVHEGEGNIVVINTCGFIDNAKEESVNTILDFVQKKEAGLVDKVFVTGCLSERYKPDLQKEIPNVDEYFGTSELPNLLKALGADYKHELIGERLMTTPKNYAYLKIAEGCDRPCSFCAIPLMRGKHKSTPIENLVTEAEKLAAKGVKELILIAQDLTYYGLDLYKKRNLAELLQALAKVEGIEWIRLHYAFPTGFPMDVLELMKQEPKICNYLDIPLQHISDAILKSMRRGTTQEKTTKLLRDFRATVPNMTIRTTLIVGYPGETEEDFQTLKDWVTAMRFERLGCFTYSHEENTHAYQLEDNVPEEVKQQRASEIMEIQSQISWELNQEKIGQTLRCIIDRKEGSHFIGRTEFDSPDVDNEVLIDASKFYLKVGDFVDIKIEEAADFDLYGVPV
- a CDS encoding VOC family protein; its protein translation is MTTNKNYPKSFSHIGITVPNIKEAVKFYSEVMGWYIIMEPSKVKKEKDTAIGQMCIDVFGNDWTEFEIAHLATSDGIGIELFSFPNGIKEAPEFNPFNTGLFHFCVQDPNIEELIDKILSYGGKQRMPIREYYPNEKPFKMCYVEDPFGIVFEIYTHSYELTYSSGAYSK